A stretch of the Tachysurus vachellii isolate PV-2020 chromosome 26, HZAU_Pvac_v1, whole genome shotgun sequence genome encodes the following:
- the supt4h1 gene encoding transcription elongation factor SPT4: protein MSMETVPKDLRHLRACLLCSLVKTIDQFEYDGCDNCESYLQMKGNREMVYECTSSSFDGIIAMMSPEDSWVAKWQRIGNFKAGVYAVTVTGRLPPGVVRELKSRGVIYRSRDTAVKT, encoded by the exons atgTCAATGGAAACCGTACCAAAGGATCTCCGTCATTTGCGGGCTTGTCTGCTCTGTTCTCTCGTCAAg ACTATTGACCAGTTCGAGTATGATGGCTGTGATAACTGTGAGTCCTACTTGCAAATGAAGGGGAACCGGGAGATGGTTTATGAATGCACAAGCTCCTCCTTTGATGG CATTATTGCAATGATGAGTCCTGAAGACAGCTGGGTGGCTAAATGGCAAAGAATAG GAAATTTCAAGGCAGGTGTCTatgctgtaactgtaactggAAGATTACCTCCAG gAGTGGTGCGAGAATTAAAGAGCAGAGGAGTCATCTACAGGTCCAGAGACACAGCAGTGAAGACATAA